A stretch of Nitrospirota bacterium DNA encodes these proteins:
- a CDS encoding (d)CMP kinase, with protein sequence MPKKVIAIDGPAGAGKSTVAKELAKRLGYDYLDSGALYRALALKLMLAGLDGGASDDKIMNILKDTHIEFSNGKVYLDKADVSERIRTPETGHYTSVFSSKKVVRDFLLVLQKKAGSGADLVAEGRDMATVVFPDASSKFFITANEDIRAQRRFNQLNGKISFADALKDVQERDKRDSERTVAPLMKAPDAIEIDTSHKDIETVLSEIMRELA encoded by the coding sequence ATGCCTAAAAAAGTGATAGCCATAGACGGCCCTGCCGGGGCCGGAAAAAGCACGGTAGCTAAGGAGCTAGCCAAACGTCTGGGGTATGATTATCTGGACTCTGGCGCTCTTTATAGAGCACTTGCCCTTAAACTTATGTTGGCAGGCCTTGACGGCGGAGCTTCTGATGATAAAATTATGAACATATTAAAAGACACACATATAGAGTTTTCTAATGGCAAAGTATATCTTGATAAGGCAGATGTCTCAGAGCGTATCAGAACACCGGAGACAGGGCATTATACGTCTGTGTTTTCATCAAAAAAGGTGGTTAGGGATTTTTTGCTGGTGTTGCAGAAAAAAGCCGGCAGCGGAGCAGACCTTGTGGCAGAGGGCAGGGATATGGCTACGGTTGTGTTTCCTGATGCCAGTAGTAAGTTCTTTATAACGGCAAATGAGGATATAAGAGCACAGAGGCGGTTCAATCAGTTAAACGGCAAAATAAGTTTTGCTGATGCCCTTAAAGATGTACAGGAGCGGGATAAGAGGGATTCAGAGCGTACGGTAGCGCCACTTATGAAAGCCCCCGATGCCATAGAGATAGACACATCCCATAAGGATATTGAGACAGTGCTAAGTGAAATAATGAGAGAACTTGCATGA
- the aroA gene encoding 3-phosphoshikimate 1-carboxyvinyltransferase: MSENVTLSKAGCLKGELRPPPDKSISHRAVFISSIANGTSYVKNFLSARDPEATLNAFRALGVDITERKNELVIAGRDLKGLKEPADVIDCMNSGTTMRLLLGVLSGCSFFSVLTGDSSLRNRPMARVTQPLRLMKAEFMGREDGRYPPIAVKGGKLTGITYKMPISSAQVKSSLLLAGLNAEGRTTVIESVKSRDHTERMLKTFGANISVDGLRIKIDGTNKLTGSEITVPGDISSAAFFLAGAALVADSEVVVRGVGLNKTRTGFLDALNNMGANAAVQIDGDHRDEPQGDICVKYTDGLKAITLGRSDIPALIDEFPILCVLGLRAHGVTEVRGAEELRVKESDRIKAMVGELRKMGAVIEEYPDGVAIEGPQELHGAVVESHGDHRIAMALSIAALIAKGETTISGISSVEISYPGFFENLRRLIV; encoded by the coding sequence ATGTCTGAGAACGTAACCTTGTCAAAAGCCGGCTGCTTAAAAGGAGAGCTTAGACCACCGCCGGATAAGTCCATATCACACAGGGCAGTGTTTATCTCATCTATTGCCAATGGCACCTCTTATGTTAAGAATTTCCTCAGTGCCCGTGACCCTGAGGCTACTCTAAATGCCTTCCGAGCGCTCGGAGTAGATATAACAGAGCGCAAAAATGAACTCGTTATTGCTGGACGGGACTTAAAAGGACTAAAAGAACCAGCTGATGTAATAGATTGCATGAACTCAGGAACGACGATGAGACTCTTACTGGGGGTACTTTCCGGGTGCAGTTTTTTTTCGGTGCTGACAGGGGACAGTTCCCTTAGAAACAGGCCAATGGCAAGAGTTACTCAACCGCTGAGACTGATGAAAGCTGAGTTTATGGGGCGGGAGGATGGCAGGTATCCTCCAATAGCAGTAAAAGGCGGCAAACTTACCGGAATAACATACAAAATGCCAATTTCCTCGGCACAGGTCAAGTCCTCATTGCTATTGGCTGGTTTAAATGCGGAAGGACGTACAACTGTCATTGAGTCAGTTAAGTCACGTGACCATACCGAACGTATGCTTAAAACTTTTGGGGCAAATATATCTGTTGACGGGCTTCGCATAAAAATTGATGGCACAAATAAATTAACCGGCTCTGAGATAACAGTGCCAGGGGATATATCCTCAGCCGCTTTTTTTCTTGCCGGAGCTGCTCTTGTTGCAGACTCCGAGGTAGTGGTAAGGGGTGTTGGGTTAAACAAGACAAGGACAGGGTTTCTTGATGCACTTAACAATATGGGAGCAAATGCAGCAGTTCAGATTGACGGCGACCACAGGGATGAGCCACAAGGGGATATATGTGTTAAATACACCGACGGCTTAAAGGCTATAACGCTCGGTCGCAGCGATATTCCCGCACTGATTGATGAATTCCCCATCCTGTGTGTGCTTGGACTCCGTGCTCATGGAGTTACAGAGGTACGGGGAGCTGAGGAGTTAAGAGTCAAAGAATCGGACAGAATAAAAGCGATGGTTGGTGAGTTAAGAAAAATGGGAGCCGTTATTGAGGAATACCCTGATGGAGTTGCAATAGAGGGTCCTCAGGAGCTTCATGGCGCAGTAGTTGAAAGCCACGGAGATCACCGCATAGCGATGGCTCTGTCCATAGCCGCTCTCATTGCAAAAGGAGAGACAACTATAAGTGGGATATCCTCTGTGGAAATATCGTATCCGGGTTTTTTTGAAAATTTAAGGAGATTAATCGTTTAA